A window of Kribbella voronezhensis genomic DNA:
CAGCTTCGAACTGCTGGTCGGCGCGATCCAGCCGTTGCTTGAGGCGAGCTCTGCCGCCGGCGAGATCCGCTCCGACGTCGCGGCCGCTGACGTCCTGGTCAGTCTCAGTGGTGTCGCCCTGGCCGCCGGCGCGAACCGCGAGCAGGCTGGCCGGCTCCTCGACCTGTTGATGGACGGCCTTCGGTACCGCGCCTGAGTCGTTTGCCGTAGGCAACTATTCGGACCAGCTCTAAGGTGGCGGGATGGCGAAGGTGGCGTTGGTGACGGGATCGGCCGCCGGCATCGGCGAGGCGACGGCCCGACGGCTGGCGGCCGAGGGGATGACCGTGGTCGTGCACTCGCGGACCAGCCGGGCAGCCGGCGAGGCGCTCGCGGCGGAACTCGGCGGCACCTACCTGCAGGCAGACCTGGAGAACGACTCCGAGGCCGCCGACCTGGTCCCACGAGCGTTGGCGGAGCACGGGCGACTCGACGTACTGGTCAACAACGCGGGCATCAGTTGGCCCGTCCCGCACGCAGACCTTGACGGCCTGACCGCTGGCGACTGGCGGCGCCTGCTCGACGTGAACTTGATAGCACCATGGCTGCTCTGTACTGCGGCATTGCCGGCGCTCCGCGAATCACACGGCTCGATCGTCAACGTGACGAGCCACGCGGGCGTGCGGCCGAAGGGGAGTTCGATCGCGTACGCCGCCAGCAAGGCCGCGCTGAACCACGTCACCAAGCTGCTCGCGGCCGCGCTCGGACCCGACGTCCGGGTGAATGCGGTCGCGCCCGGTCTGGTGGATACCGCGATGACTGCTTCTTGGACCGACGCGCAGGAGCTGTGGAAAACCGCGAGTCCGATGCGGCGCGCGGCGCAGCCTTCGGACGTGGCCGAGCTGATCGCCGCGATCGTCGCCCATCGCTATCTGACCGGCGAGGTGATCCTGCTCGACGGCGGGCTGAACCTGCGCTGAGAGTTTTGTCGGCGGCGGCTTCTACGCTCGGGCGATGCCGTCATCGCTGGGTCCCGACTTCAGGCGGTTGTGGACCGCCAACGCCGTCAGCGCTCTGGGGAGCGGGATCGGGTCCGGCGCGTTGCCGCTGGTCGCCGTGCTGGCGCTCGACGCGAGTACGTTCCAGGTCGCGTTGCTCGCCGCGCTGTCGGCGCTGGCCGGTGCGGCGATCGCGCTGCCGACGGGCTCGTTCATCGAGCAGCGGCACAAGCGGCCCGTGATGATCGCGGCCGACCTGACCCGTTTCGTCGCGCTGGCGAGCGTCCCGGTCGCGGCCGCCTTCGACCTCCTCACCTACGTGCAGTTGTGTGTCGTCGGCGTGCTGCAGGCCGGGGCCTTGATCGTGTTCAACTCTGCCAGCGGCGCGCACCTCAAGGCTCTGGTCCCGGCCGACGGCCGGTCCGAGGCGAACAGCCGGTTCGAAGCGACGTACTGGACCTCGCTGAGCGTCGGTCCGCCGATCGGCGGCGCGCTCGTCGGCCTGGTGGGGGCGACCGTGACACTGGGCGTGGACGCGGTGTCGTTCCTGCTGTCCGCGATCGGGATCGGCCGGATCCGCCGGCCCGAGCCGGTGCCGGAGCGATTGCCCACCCGGCCGAATCTCGGGTCGGGCTGGAAGTACATCCTCGAGCACCGCGGGCTGCGCGCGTTGTTCTGGAACTCGCAACTGTTCGGCGGCCCCGTGATGATGACCTCGCCACTGCTCGCCGTACTGATGCTGCGCGACCTGGGCATGAAGCCGTGGCAGTACGGCGTGGCGCTCGGCGTGCCCTGCCTCGGCGGCGTGATCGGCGCCCGGCTCGCGCCGCCGCTGACCCGCCGCTTCGGGCTGCACCGGATGCTGATCGTCTTCGGTGTACTCCGCACGCCGTGGTTGCTGTTGTTGCCCTTGGCAACGCCCGGTACCGGCGGGCTGGTGCTGATCGTGCTGGTCGAGACCGGGCTGCTGATCGCGGCCGGCGCCTTCAACCCGTCGTTCACGACCTACCGGATGGAGGCGACCGAGGACGGCTTCATGGCGCGCGTGCAGACGTCCTGGGCG
This region includes:
- a CDS encoding SDR family NAD(P)-dependent oxidoreductase, whose protein sequence is MAKVALVTGSAAGIGEATARRLAAEGMTVVVHSRTSRAAGEALAAELGGTYLQADLENDSEAADLVPRALAEHGRLDVLVNNAGISWPVPHADLDGLTAGDWRRLLDVNLIAPWLLCTAALPALRESHGSIVNVTSHAGVRPKGSSIAYAASKAALNHVTKLLAAALGPDVRVNAVAPGLVDTAMTASWTDAQELWKTASPMRRAAQPSDVAELIAAIVAHRYLTGEVILLDGGLNLR
- a CDS encoding MFS transporter yields the protein MPSSLGPDFRRLWTANAVSALGSGIGSGALPLVAVLALDASTFQVALLAALSALAGAAIALPTGSFIEQRHKRPVMIAADLTRFVALASVPVAAAFDLLTYVQLCVVGVLQAGALIVFNSASGAHLKALVPADGRSEANSRFEATYWTSLSVGPPIGGALVGLVGATVTLGVDAVSFLLSAIGIGRIRRPEPVPERLPTRPNLGSGWKYILEHRGLRALFWNSQLFGGPVMMTSPLLAVLMLRDLGMKPWQYGVALGVPCLGGVIGARLAPPLTRRFGLHRMLIVFGVLRTPWLLLLPLATPGTGGLVLIVLVETGLLIAAGAFNPSFTTYRMEATEDGFMARVQTSWAITSRTVQPAFMAAGGVLAGLTSLRATLVVAGALCLVSAFVLPWKSAEPAPLPLPA